The genomic window CAGCTCAATGCCGCCCGTGCAGCAGGCGCGCCGGTGGTCGAGATCCACACCGGCAAGTATGCCGATGCCGACAGCGTACCCGAGCGCGAGTATGAGTTGGCGCGCATCCGCCAAGCCGCTGCCCACGGCCACGCACTCGGCTTGCAGGTCAACGCAGGTCACGGGCTCAACTATCACAACGTCCAGCCCATCGTAGCCATTCCACACATTGCTGAGCTCAACATCGGCCACGCCATCATCGCCGAAGCCGTGTTCATCGGTCTGGATGCGGCGGTGAAGAAAATGAAAGCGCTGCTGGTTCCGTGATCCTCGGTATCGGTACCGACATCGTCGCCGTTGCGCGCATCGAGGCTGCCATTGAGCGGCACGGCATTGCGTTCGCTGAGCGCATCTTGAGTGCGCACGAACTGCCGGAGTACTCGGCTCATGCGTATCCCGCTCGTTTCCTTGCAAAACGATTCGCTGCCAAGGAGGCTTTCGCCAAGGCCACTGGCTTGGGCTTGCGCCAGCCGGTCACCTTACAAAGCATTAGTATCATCCATGATGAGTTAGGCAAGCCAGGATTTGCCTTTGATGATGAGCTGAACGTTTATCTTCAGCAGCGAGGTGCTGTCCGCAACCACCTGAGTATCAGCGACGAACGCGAAACCGT from Ferriphaselus amnicola includes these protein-coding regions:
- the acpS gene encoding holo-ACP synthase; amino-acid sequence: MILGIGTDIVAVARIEAAIERHGIAFAERILSAHELPEYSAHAYPARFLAKRFAAKEAFAKATGLGLRQPVTLQSISIIHDELGKPGFAFDDELNVYLQQRGAVRNHLSISDERETVVAFVVLEGQG